A genomic region of Noviherbaspirillum sp. L7-7A contains the following coding sequences:
- the nuoK gene encoding NADH-quinone oxidoreductase subunit NuoK, which produces MTLTLAHYLILGAILFSISVVGIFLNRKNIIILLMAIELMLLAVNMNFIAFSHYLGDAAGQIFVFFILTVAAAESAIGLAILVVLFRNLDTINVEDLDTLKG; this is translated from the coding sequence GTGACTCTGACTCTTGCTCATTACCTGATCCTCGGCGCGATCCTGTTTTCGATCTCCGTCGTCGGTATTTTCCTCAACCGCAAGAACATCATCATCCTGCTGATGGCGATTGAACTGATGCTGCTTGCGGTGAACATGAATTTCATCGCGTTCTCGCATTATCTCGGCGATGCCGCCGGACAGATCTTCGTTTTCTTCATCCTCACTGTGGCCGCTGCGGAATCCGCAATCGGCCTGGCGATCCTTGTTGTGCTGTTCCGCAATCTCGACACCATCAACGTCGAAGATCTGGACACGCTCAAGGGCTAA
- the nuoI gene encoding NADH-quinone oxidoreductase subunit NuoI has translation MEAIKDFFGSLMLRELFKGLALTGRYMFARKITVQFPEEKTPLSPRFRGLHALRRYPNGEERCIACKLCEAVCPAMAISIESDEREDGTRRTTRYDIDLTKCIFCGFCEESCPVDSIVETNMLEYHGEKRGDLYYTKEMLLAIGDRYEKDIAANRAADAAYR, from the coding sequence ATGGAAGCCATCAAGGATTTTTTCGGCAGCCTCATGCTGCGCGAGCTGTTCAAGGGCCTGGCCCTGACCGGCCGCTATATGTTCGCTCGCAAGATCACCGTGCAATTCCCGGAAGAGAAGACGCCGCTGTCGCCGCGCTTCCGCGGCCTGCATGCACTGCGCCGTTATCCCAACGGCGAGGAGCGTTGCATTGCCTGCAAGCTGTGCGAAGCGGTCTGCCCCGCAATGGCCATCTCGATCGAGTCCGACGAGCGTGAAGACGGCACCCGCCGCACCACGCGCTATGACATCGACCTGACCAAGTGCATTTTCTGCGGTTTCTGTGAAGAGTCCTGCCCGGTGGACTCCATCGTCGAGACCAATATGCTGGAGTACCACGGTGAGAAACGGGGCGACCTGTACTACACCAAGGAAATGCTGCTGGCCATTGGCGACCGTTACGAGAAAGACATCGCCGCCAACCGCGCCGCCGACGCCGCTTACCGTTGA
- the nuoL gene encoding NADH-quinone oxidoreductase subunit L has translation MAGQLNPQLLLAVPLAPLAGSAIAGLFGTKFFGNKIGRGASHSVTILGVLIALIISVQTLLAVLDGATYNGTLYNWMTVGGIKLEIGFMVDSLTAMMMCVVTFVSLMVHIYTIGYMQEDPGYNRFFSYISLFTFSMLMLVMSNNFLQLFFGWEAVGLVSYLLIGFWYTKPTAIYANMKAFLVNRVGDFGFILGIGLLLAFAGSMNYTEVFAKREALAQLTMPGSSWMLLTVACICLFIGAMGKSAQFPLHVWLPDSMEGPTPISALIHAATMVTAGIFMVARMSPLFELSDTALSFVLVIGSITALFMGFLGIIQNDIKRVVAYSTLSQLGYMTVALGASAYQVGVFHLMTHAFFKALLFLAAGAVIISMHHDQDIRNMGGLRKYLPITWITSLLGSLALIGTPFFSGFYSKDSIIEAVAATHLPGAGFAYFSVLAGVFVTAFYSFRMYFLVFHGEERFGKAHHGHDDHHDHHAAHHTSDDIHGHEVEEEAGHEEHHGLAPGEKPVEAPLVVTLPLILLAIPSVIIGYLAIGPMLHGDFFKGVIFVGENHHAMEELGHEFHGAMAMAVHGFTSLPFWLALAGVVTAYYCYMINPRVPAWFYSKFHGIYTLLDNKYYMDRINEVVFAGGARGLGRGLWNVGDRALIDGLLVNGSARVVGWFSVISRAFQTGYIYHYAFTMILGIALYLGYLLLANYMK, from the coding sequence ATGGCGGGGCAACTCAACCCACAACTCCTTCTGGCCGTACCTCTGGCGCCGCTCGCGGGATCGGCCATTGCCGGCCTCTTCGGCACCAAGTTCTTCGGCAACAAGATAGGGCGGGGCGCTTCCCACAGCGTCACCATCCTGGGCGTGCTGATCGCGCTGATCATCTCGGTGCAGACGCTGCTGGCAGTGCTGGATGGCGCGACCTACAACGGCACGCTGTACAACTGGATGACGGTCGGCGGCATCAAGCTGGAAATCGGCTTCATGGTCGACAGCCTGACCGCAATGATGATGTGCGTCGTGACCTTCGTGTCGCTGATGGTGCATATCTATACCATCGGCTACATGCAGGAAGATCCGGGCTATAACCGCTTCTTCTCGTATATCTCGCTGTTCACCTTCTCCATGCTGATGCTCGTCATGAGCAACAACTTCCTGCAGCTGTTCTTCGGCTGGGAAGCGGTGGGCCTGGTGTCGTATCTGCTGATCGGTTTCTGGTACACCAAGCCGACCGCGATCTACGCCAACATGAAGGCATTCCTGGTCAACCGCGTCGGCGACTTCGGCTTCATCCTGGGCATCGGCCTGCTGCTCGCATTCGCCGGCTCGATGAACTACACCGAAGTCTTCGCCAAGCGCGAGGCGCTGGCCCAACTGACCATGCCCGGTTCGAGCTGGATGCTGCTGACCGTTGCCTGCATTTGCCTGTTCATCGGCGCAATGGGCAAGTCGGCCCAGTTCCCGCTGCATGTGTGGCTGCCCGACTCGATGGAAGGCCCGACCCCGATCTCGGCCCTGATCCACGCCGCCACCATGGTGACCGCCGGCATCTTCATGGTCGCCCGCATGTCGCCGCTGTTCGAGCTGTCGGACACCGCCTTGTCCTTCGTGCTGGTGATCGGCTCGATCACTGCGCTGTTCATGGGTTTCCTTGGCATCATCCAGAATGACATCAAGCGGGTGGTGGCGTATTCCACGCTGTCCCAGCTGGGCTACATGACGGTTGCGCTGGGCGCCTCCGCCTACCAGGTCGGCGTGTTCCACCTGATGACCCATGCCTTCTTCAAGGCGCTGCTGTTCCTTGCCGCCGGCGCTGTCATCATCAGCATGCACCACGACCAGGACATCCGTAACATGGGCGGCCTGCGCAAGTACCTGCCCATCACCTGGATCACCTCGCTGCTGGGCTCGCTGGCCCTGATCGGCACGCCGTTCTTCTCGGGCTTCTACTCCAAGGACAGCATCATCGAAGCGGTAGCTGCGACCCATCTTCCGGGCGCGGGCTTTGCCTACTTCTCGGTGCTGGCCGGCGTGTTTGTTACTGCCTTCTATTCCTTCCGCATGTACTTCCTCGTGTTCCACGGCGAGGAGCGTTTCGGCAAGGCCCATCATGGCCATGACGATCACCACGACCATCACGCGGCGCACCACACGTCGGACGACATCCACGGCCATGAGGTCGAGGAAGAGGCCGGCCACGAGGAGCACCATGGCCTGGCGCCGGGCGAGAAGCCGGTCGAAGCGCCGCTGGTGGTCACGCTGCCGTTGATCCTGCTGGCCATTCCGTCCGTCATCATCGGCTACCTGGCCATCGGCCCGATGCTGCATGGCGACTTCTTCAAGGGCGTGATCTTCGTCGGTGAAAACCACCATGCGATGGAAGAGCTGGGCCACGAATTCCACGGCGCGATGGCAATGGCCGTGCATGGCTTCACCAGCCTGCCGTTCTGGCTGGCGCTGGCCGGCGTGGTGACTGCCTACTACTGCTACATGATCAATCCGCGCGTGCCGGCCTGGTTCTACAGCAAGTTCCATGGCATCTACACGCTGCTCGACAACAAGTACTACATGGACCGCATCAATGAAGTGGTGTTCGCCGGCGGCGCACGCGGCCTGGGCCGCGGCCTGTGGAATGTCGGCGACCGCGCCCTGATCGACGGGCTGCTGGTCAATGGCAGCGCGCGCGTGGTGGGCTGGTTCTCGGTGATTTCCCGGGCCTTCCAGACCGGTTACATCTACCACTACGCATTCACGATGATCCTCGGCATAGCGCTCTATCTGGGCTATCTGCTGCTGGCCAACTACATGAAATAA
- a CDS encoding NADH-quinone oxidoreductase subunit M, translated as MMQSTLPLLSLAIWLPILFGLLVLAVGNDNKPGASRMLALVGSVISLLPTLAIVSGFDKAAHGMQFVERAAWIKTFNIFYALGIDGISLWFVPLTAFITIIVVIAGWQVIEKKVSQYMGAFLILSGAMIGVFCALDGLLFYVFFEATLIPMFIIIGVWGGSNRMYAAVKFFLYTFLGSLLMLVAIIYLYFKAGNSFDILAWHALPLPLAVQIPIFLAFMMAFAVKVPMWPVHTWLPDAHVEAPTGGSVVLAAIMLKLGGYGFLRFSLPVTPDASHYLAPLVMSLSLIAVIYIGLVAMVQADMKKLVAYSSIAHMGFVTLGCFLFNDMGAQGAIMQMISHGFVSGAMFLCIGVLYDRMHTRQIAEYGGVVNTMPRFAAFFVLFSLANAGLPATSGFIGEFMVILASVQFNFWIGVLAGTALILGAAYSLWLVKRVVFGNIGNKHVAELQDLSGREFMMLGVLAIAVIVMGVYPAPIGDTLQTSVTDLLKHVAVSKVP; from the coding sequence ATGATGCAGTCAACACTTCCTCTACTCAGTCTGGCGATCTGGTTGCCGATTCTTTTTGGCCTGCTGGTGCTGGCCGTTGGCAACGACAACAAACCGGGCGCGTCGCGCATGCTGGCCTTGGTCGGCTCCGTGATCAGCCTCCTGCCGACGCTGGCGATCGTCTCCGGCTTCGACAAGGCCGCGCACGGCATGCAGTTCGTCGAGCGCGCCGCCTGGATCAAGACCTTCAACATCTTCTATGCGCTGGGCATCGATGGCATCTCGCTGTGGTTCGTGCCGCTGACGGCCTTCATCACGATCATCGTCGTGATCGCCGGCTGGCAGGTGATCGAGAAGAAGGTGTCGCAATACATGGGCGCCTTCCTGATCCTTTCCGGCGCAATGATCGGCGTATTCTGCGCGCTGGACGGCCTGCTGTTCTATGTGTTCTTCGAAGCGACGCTGATTCCGATGTTCATCATCATCGGCGTCTGGGGCGGCAGCAACCGGATGTATGCGGCGGTCAAGTTTTTCCTGTACACCTTCCTCGGCTCGCTGCTGATGCTGGTGGCAATCATCTACCTGTACTTCAAGGCCGGCAATAGCTTCGATATCCTGGCCTGGCATGCGCTGCCGCTGCCGCTGGCCGTACAGATCCCAATCTTCCTGGCCTTCATGATGGCCTTTGCGGTAAAGGTCCCGATGTGGCCGGTGCATACCTGGCTGCCGGATGCCCACGTCGAGGCGCCGACCGGCGGTTCGGTGGTGCTGGCTGCCATCATGCTGAAGCTCGGCGGCTACGGCTTCCTGCGCTTCTCGCTGCCGGTCACCCCGGACGCCAGCCACTACCTGGCGCCGCTGGTGATGTCGCTGTCGCTGATCGCGGTCATCTACATCGGCCTGGTTGCGATGGTGCAGGCCGACATGAAGAAGCTGGTGGCGTATTCGTCGATTGCCCACATGGGCTTCGTCACGCTGGGCTGCTTCCTCTTCAACGACATGGGCGCGCAGGGCGCGATCATGCAGATGATTTCGCATGGCTTCGTGTCCGGCGCAATGTTCCTCTGCATCGGCGTGCTGTACGACCGCATGCACACCAGGCAGATCGCCGAATACGGCGGCGTCGTCAACACCATGCCGCGCTTTGCCGCCTTCTTCGTGCTGTTCTCGCTGGCCAATGCCGGCCTGCCGGCAACCTCGGGCTTCATTGGCGAGTTCATGGTGATCCTGGCCTCGGTCCAGTTCAATTTCTGGATTGGCGTGCTGGCCGGTACCGCCCTGATCCTGGGCGCGGCCTATTCGCTGTGGCTGGTCAAGCGGGTGGTGTTTGGCAATATCGGCAACAAGCATGTCGCCGAATTGCAGGACCTGAGCGGCCGGGAATTCATGATGCTGGGCGTGCTGGCCATCGCAGTGATCGTCATGGGCGTCTATCCGGCGCCGATCGGCGACACGCTGCAGACCTCGGTGACGGACCTGCTCAAGCATGTGGCCGTGAGCAAGGTGCCTTGA
- a CDS encoding NADH-quinone oxidoreductase subunit J gives MEFKTALFYVFSAVLVVAATRVITDRNPVHAALYLVLSFFSAAAIWMLLKAEFLAIVLVLVYVGAVMVLFLFVVMMLDIDMDKLRQGFWSYFPFAATIGVIIVLEMAAVLFRGFLTLDPRVPAASANIGNTRELGKLIYTQYVYGFEIAAVILLVAIVAAVALTMRRRKDSKYFDPADAVKVKSTDRLRIISMKSETERVAAPAEADAASASAPQKQ, from the coding sequence ATGGAATTTAAAACTGCGCTGTTCTACGTGTTCTCGGCCGTCCTCGTGGTGGCTGCGACCCGCGTCATCACGGATCGCAACCCGGTGCATGCCGCCCTGTACCTGGTGCTTTCCTTCTTTTCGGCCGCCGCCATCTGGATGCTGCTGAAAGCGGAATTCCTCGCCATCGTCCTGGTGCTGGTCTATGTCGGCGCGGTGATGGTGCTGTTCCTGTTCGTGGTCATGATGCTCGATATCGACATGGACAAGCTGCGGCAGGGCTTCTGGAGCTACTTCCCGTTTGCGGCCACGATAGGCGTGATCATCGTGCTGGAAATGGCGGCGGTACTGTTCCGCGGCTTCCTGACGCTGGACCCGCGCGTGCCGGCGGCCTCCGCCAACATCGGCAACACCCGCGAGCTCGGCAAGCTGATCTATACCCAGTATGTGTACGGCTTCGAGATCGCCGCTGTGATCCTGCTGGTTGCCATCGTTGCCGCCGTGGCGCTGACCATGCGCCGTCGCAAGGACAGCAAGTATTTCGATCCGGCCGACGCGGTCAAGGTCAAGAGCACCGACCGTCTGCGCATCATCAGCATGAAATCCGAAACCGAGCGCGTTGCCGCGCCTGCAGAGGCTGACGCCGCTTCCGCGTCCGCCCCGCAAAAACAATAA